Proteins found in one Hymenobacter sp. YIM 151500-1 genomic segment:
- a CDS encoding helix-turn-helix domain-containing protein — protein MAEVAQQLGYSSPAHLSRQFRQVTGLTPTEFQKLGPASHARRSLDSLI, from the coding sequence ATCGCCGAGGTGGCGCAGCAACTGGGCTACAGCAGCCCGGCGCACCTCTCGCGGCAGTTCCGGCAGGTGACGGGCCTCACGCCTACCGAGTTCCAGAAGCTGGGGCCGGCCTCGCACGCGCGCCGCAGCCTGGATTCGCTGATTTAG